The Xanthomonas sp. DAR 34887 genome has a segment encoding these proteins:
- a CDS encoding SOS response-associated peptidase produces MRRFVQAFGIEDTLPAQLDETLRAALAAQPDHYNLGKGDVASTIVCRDGVAQVERMQWGIVPRWSKTPDTPYTTVTARLERAARSRIFAAPWKSQHCVIPLSGYYKWDRSRKPAQPYYIHHAQGEVLLAAGLWERWDRDEPALLSFSVLTHANAAIPAPLTADGPIFLSGDRWRSWLRGPRLFPAAFLARAPQPPLLAYPVSSAYQRRDRNDYTLLEPVDADAPGLGDAEDEEEDEDRE; encoded by the coding sequence ATGAGACGGTTCGTACAGGCCTTCGGCATCGAGGACACCCTGCCCGCGCAGTTGGACGAGACGCTGCGCGCCGCGCTGGCTGCGCAGCCGGACCACTACAACCTGGGCAAGGGCGATGTCGCCAGCACCATCGTCTGTCGCGATGGCGTCGCGCAGGTGGAGCGCATGCAGTGGGGCATCGTGCCGCGCTGGTCGAAGACCCCGGACACGCCCTACACCACCGTCACCGCACGGCTGGAGCGCGCCGCGCGCAGCCGCATCTTCGCCGCGCCGTGGAAGAGCCAGCATTGTGTGATCCCGCTGTCCGGGTACTACAAGTGGGATCGCAGCCGCAAACCGGCACAGCCCTATTACATCCACCATGCGCAGGGCGAGGTGCTGCTGGCGGCCGGGCTGTGGGAACGCTGGGATCGCGACGAACCGGCGCTGCTCAGCTTCAGCGTGCTGACCCATGCCAACGCCGCGATTCCGGCGCCGCTGACCGCGGACGGACCGATTTTCCTGAGCGGCGACCGCTGGCGCAGCTGGCTGCGCGGACCACGGTTGTTCCCTGCCGCATTCCTGGCACGCGCGCCGCAACCGCCGCTATTGGCCTATCCGGTGTCGTCGGCCTACCAGCGCCGCGATCGCAACGACTACACCTTGCTGGAGCCGGTGGATGCCGATGCACCCGGGCTTGGCGATGCGGAGGACGAGGAAGAGGACGAAGACCGCGAGTGA
- a CDS encoding methyl-accepting chemotaxis protein, which translates to MRRRIANLPMTRKFVVLCTLLAIGVILLAVAAARLQYLDLVDARKQTVKTQIDMGMSVIEHYADKAKRGELTEAQAQEAAKSALADMKTNGGVDYFFMLDPQMRILMHPKRKVGTDMSDYKSDAGEYVYRDIRTAVTSGDGFSYYSAPKPGKKEQLPKISYAKLYPQWNWVLVMGVYAEDIQVEALGFTKILTVIGAALVALVVGLCWLIASAIVTPLRAATRTAEAIAGGRFDNAIKVESRDETGQLMTSMQQMQTQLQRFNGEMQTLVQLQQGDDISHRMPEDFPGDYGTLARGMNTALFEHLDAIIEAMAIMGEYGRGDLRRDMRRLPGQRAALHEALDAVKGNLSAINGDIARLADAAARGDFSARGDEARYQFAFKEMVEALNRLMRQAESGLADVGRIMGAIADGDLSQRVDVRYEGAFGHLADAANRTAEQLTTIVQGIQRSAESINTAAGEIASGNSDLSVRTEQQAASLEETAASMEELTSTVKQNADSARQANQLVLGAGEVAESGGRVVEDVVTTMASISAASARIADIIGVIDGIAFQTNILALNAAVEAARAGEQGRGFAVVASEVRSLAQRSAAAAKEIKTLISDSVQEVEQGSTLVARAGTTMAEVVTSVKRVTDIMAEISAASAEQSSGIEQVSKTVMQLDETTQQNAALVEEATAAAKSLEDQASDLTRAVAVFRLAGAARPVAASPRPVAAQAAVRPIAAARAPIKKAPAPAARPLARSKPGGALVESSEWEEF; encoded by the coding sequence CTGCGTCGTCGCATCGCCAACTTGCCGATGACCCGCAAGTTCGTCGTGCTGTGCACCCTGCTCGCCATCGGCGTGATCCTGCTCGCGGTCGCCGCCGCGCGCCTGCAGTATCTGGACTTGGTGGATGCGCGCAAGCAGACCGTGAAGACCCAGATCGACATGGGCATGAGCGTCATCGAGCACTATGCCGACAAGGCCAAGCGCGGCGAACTCACCGAGGCGCAGGCCCAGGAAGCGGCCAAGTCGGCGCTGGCCGACATGAAGACCAACGGCGGCGTGGACTACTTCTTCATGCTCGACCCGCAGATGCGCATCCTGATGCATCCCAAGCGCAAGGTCGGCACCGACATGAGCGACTACAAGAGCGATGCCGGCGAATACGTGTACCGCGACATCCGCACCGCGGTGACCAGCGGCGACGGCTTCAGCTACTACAGCGCGCCCAAGCCGGGCAAGAAGGAACAGCTGCCGAAGATCAGTTACGCCAAGCTGTACCCGCAGTGGAACTGGGTGCTGGTGATGGGCGTGTACGCCGAGGACATCCAGGTCGAGGCGCTGGGCTTCACCAAGATCCTGACCGTGATCGGCGCCGCGCTGGTCGCCCTGGTGGTCGGGCTGTGCTGGCTGATCGCCAGCGCTATCGTCACCCCGCTGCGCGCGGCCACGCGCACCGCCGAGGCCATTGCCGGGGGCCGTTTCGACAACGCCATCAAGGTGGAGTCGCGCGACGAGACCGGGCAGCTGATGACCAGCATGCAGCAGATGCAGACCCAGTTGCAGCGCTTCAACGGCGAGATGCAGACCCTGGTGCAGTTGCAGCAGGGCGACGACATCAGCCACCGCATGCCGGAGGATTTCCCCGGCGATTACGGCACGCTGGCGCGCGGCATGAACACCGCGCTGTTCGAACACCTGGACGCGATCATCGAGGCGATGGCGATCATGGGCGAGTACGGCCGCGGCGATCTGCGTCGCGACATGCGCCGCCTGCCGGGCCAGCGCGCCGCGCTGCATGAAGCGCTGGATGCGGTGAAGGGCAATCTGTCGGCGATCAACGGCGACATCGCGCGCCTGGCCGATGCGGCGGCACGCGGCGATTTCTCCGCACGCGGCGACGAAGCGCGCTACCAGTTCGCGTTCAAGGAAATGGTGGAAGCGCTGAACCGGCTGATGCGGCAGGCCGAAAGCGGCCTGGCCGACGTCGGCCGGATCATGGGCGCGATCGCCGACGGCGATCTGTCGCAGCGCGTGGACGTGCGCTACGAAGGCGCCTTCGGTCACCTGGCCGATGCCGCCAACCGTACCGCCGAGCAGCTGACCACGATCGTGCAAGGCATCCAGCGTTCGGCCGAGTCGATCAACACCGCAGCCGGCGAGATCGCCAGCGGCAACAGCGACCTGTCGGTACGCACCGAGCAGCAGGCGGCGAGCCTGGAGGAAACCGCCGCGTCGATGGAAGAGCTGACCTCCACGGTCAAGCAGAACGCCGACAGCGCACGCCAGGCCAACCAGCTGGTGCTGGGCGCCGGCGAAGTGGCCGAGAGCGGCGGCCGCGTGGTCGAGGACGTGGTCACTACGATGGCCTCGATCAGCGCCGCCTCCGCGCGCATCGCCGACATCATCGGCGTCATCGACGGCATCGCCTTCCAGACCAATATCCTGGCGTTGAACGCCGCGGTGGAAGCGGCGCGCGCCGGCGAGCAGGGCCGCGGCTTCGCCGTGGTCGCCTCGGAAGTGCGCTCGCTGGCGCAGCGCTCGGCGGCGGCGGCCAAGGAGATCAAGACCCTGATCTCCGACTCGGTGCAGGAAGTGGAGCAGGGCTCGACCCTGGTCGCGCGCGCCGGCACCACCATGGCCGAGGTGGTGACCTCGGTGAAGCGGGTCACCGACATCATGGCCGAGATCTCCGCGGCCAGCGCCGAGCAGAGTTCGGGCATCGAGCAGGTCAGCAAGACGGTGATGCAGCTGGACGAGACCACGCAGCAGAACGCGGCGTTGGTGGAGGAAGCCACCGCGGCGGCGAAGAGCCTGGAAGACCAGGCCTCGGACCTGACCCGTGCGGTGGCGGTGTTCCGCCTTGCCGGCGCCGCCAGGCCGGTGGCCGCATCGCCCAGGCCGGTCGCGGCCCAGGCCGCGGTCCGTCCGATCGCCGCCGCACGCGCGCCGATCAAGAAAGCGCCGGCACCGGCTGCACGCCCGCTGGCGCGGAGCAAGCCCGGCGGCGCGCTGGTGGAAAGTTCGGAGTGGGAAGAGTTCTGA
- a CDS encoding lipo-like protein translates to MLSLPRLLGRHLAKFLSKPRRHRSELPTSPPQLLQAALRKGDVLLVEGNSRFSTAIKYLSQSTWSHAALYIGDHLGTTADADAPTFCDVDINVGVRLVGLSEFAGLHTRICRPVGLGADEIDAVVDYMVSRVGNSYDLKNILDLARYLIRTPPLPSSVKRRFLELGSGEPTKAICSTLLAQAFGSIRYPILPEIGSVPVPDAQDAEVLHNRHHSLYLPRDFDVSPYFNVVKPRLQSGFDFHRLVWQGDAGHDALQRQHDVARVA, encoded by the coding sequence ATGCTGTCCTTGCCCCGCCTGCTGGGTCGTCACCTGGCCAAGTTCCTGTCCAAGCCGCGCCGGCACCGCTCGGAACTGCCGACCAGCCCGCCGCAGCTGCTGCAGGCGGCCTTGCGCAAGGGCGACGTACTGCTGGTCGAGGGCAACAGCCGCTTCTCCACCGCGATCAAGTACCTGAGCCAGTCCACCTGGTCGCACGCCGCGCTGTACATCGGCGATCACCTCGGAACGACAGCCGACGCAGACGCGCCGACGTTCTGCGATGTGGACATCAACGTCGGTGTGCGCCTGGTCGGCCTGAGCGAATTCGCCGGCCTGCACACGCGCATCTGCCGCCCTGTGGGGCTGGGCGCCGACGAGATCGACGCGGTGGTCGACTACATGGTCAGCCGCGTCGGCAACAGCTACGACCTGAAGAACATCCTCGACCTGGCGCGCTATCTGATCCGCACGCCGCCGCTGCCGTCGTCGGTGAAGCGCCGCTTCCTGGAACTGGGCAGCGGCGAGCCGACCAAGGCGATCTGCTCGACGCTGCTGGCGCAGGCCTTCGGCTCCATCCGCTACCCGATCCTGCCGGAGATCGGCAGCGTGCCGGTGCCCGACGCGCAGGATGCGGAAGTGCTGCACAACCGCCATCACAGCCTTTATCTGCCGCGCGACTTCGATGTGTCGCCCTACTTCAACGTGGTGAAGCCGCGCCTGCAATCCGGCTTCGATTTCCATCGCCTGGTCTGGCAGGGCGATGCCGGCCACGACGCGCTGCAGCGCCAGCACGACGTCGCACGGGTTGCATGA
- a CDS encoding DUF6766 family protein: MFWKRNGLSLVLLGLTLLFMAGQALSGHLAYNDELRQQGLAPLMFWEYLHSGHFIGALFENWESEFLQMGMYVVLTVKLRQWGSAESRPLSPEQEDDSVAPGPPPWPVRAGGIWLQLYERSLALAFGLLFLTSFVLHALGSWRHELAERAMQRLPAISFFEHVTGAQFWFESMQNWQSEFLAVFALVVLTIWLRQKDSPQSKPVHAPHSQTGD, from the coding sequence ATGTTCTGGAAACGCAATGGCCTGTCGCTGGTGTTGTTGGGACTGACGCTGCTGTTCATGGCCGGCCAGGCGCTCAGCGGCCACCTGGCCTACAACGACGAACTGCGCCAGCAGGGCCTGGCGCCGCTGATGTTCTGGGAGTATCTGCACAGCGGGCATTTCATCGGTGCGTTGTTCGAGAACTGGGAAAGCGAATTCCTGCAGATGGGCATGTATGTGGTGCTGACGGTGAAGCTGCGGCAATGGGGCTCGGCCGAATCGCGGCCGTTGTCGCCCGAGCAGGAAGACGACAGCGTCGCGCCCGGCCCGCCGCCATGGCCGGTGCGCGCCGGGGGCATCTGGCTGCAGCTGTACGAACGCTCGCTGGCTCTGGCGTTCGGCCTGCTGTTTTTGACCAGTTTCGTGCTGCATGCGCTGGGCAGTTGGCGGCACGAGCTGGCCGAACGGGCGATGCAACGGCTACCGGCCATTTCGTTTTTCGAGCACGTGACCGGCGCGCAGTTCTGGTTCGAATCGATGCAGAACTGGCAGAGCGAGTTCCTGGCCGTGTTCGCCCTGGTGGTGCTGACCATCTGGCTGCGGCAGAAGGATTCGCCGCAGTCCAAGCCGGTGCATGCGCCGCACTCGCAGACCGGCGACTGA